A genome region from Perca fluviatilis chromosome 20, GENO_Pfluv_1.0, whole genome shotgun sequence includes the following:
- the LOC120549584 gene encoding galectin-3-like isoform X1, whose protein sequence is MADFSLSDALGDDTPSNAKKIGNTNPSAPACNPPPPANPGWPSSAPGAPTQPSAPGEYGGSSGPGAPGQFPFPSGPGAPGQYPGPPSAPGGFPPGPGIPGQYPPAPGAPGQFPSSPGAPGQYPGQYPGQFPGQYPGQFPGQYPPEGAPGQLPGGPVSYPTGPFPSGPGAPPGPYPNVPYPGSQPGGGNGMYGPGGPGGFPPPAGPGSYPAFPAGGFPPIPTGSWGPPAGGGFPPAPGSFGPGPGSMGPYGGPAAPGGMMMAPFELPLHAGILPRLVITIVGEPVPGGDRFQVDFIKGSDVVFHFNPRFPEQTIVRNSNIGGCWGPEEREGGFPFVQGQRFELKILVEEDSFKVAVDGTHLLEYEHRVGGLEEVTLLRVTGDVVLHSAAPSMI, encoded by the exons atgGCAGATTTCTCG CTGTCAGATGCCTTAGGAGACGACACCCCAAGCAATGCAAAGAAAATAGGGAACACTAACCCGTCTGCCCCTGCCTGTAACCCTCCACCTCCGGCAAACCCAGGATGGCCAAGTTCAGCCCCAGGAGCTCCCACCCAGCCCTCCGCTCCTGGTGAATATGGTGGATCATCTGGCCCTGGGGCGCCTGGGCAGTTCCCATTTCCATCTGGTCCTGGAGCACCAGGGCAGTACCCAGGACCTCCTTCAGCACCTGGTGGGTTCCCCCCTGGTCCTGGGATACCTGGACAGTACCCACCTGCACCAGGAGCTCCAGGGCAGTTCCCATCCAGCCCTGGAGCCCCTGGGCAGTACCCTGGGCAGTATCCTGGGCAGTTCCCTGGGCAGTATCCTGGGCAGTTCCCTGGGCAGTATCCACCTGAAGGAGCTCCAGGACAGCTACCTGGAGGCCCGGTTTCTTACCCAACTGGACCATTTCCTTCTGGCCCTGGAGCTCCCCCTGGGCCTTATCCAAACGTGCCTTACCCAGGCAGTCAGCCAGGAGGAGGCAATGGGATGTATGGACCAGGTGGTCCAGGTGGATTCCCCCCTCCAGCTGGCCCTGGCTCTTACCCTGCATTCCCTGCTGGAGGCTTTCCCCCAATACCCACTGGGTCATGGGGACCACCTGCAGGCGGAGGCTTCCCTCCTGCCCCTGGCTCCTTCGGTCCTGGCCCTGGGTCTATGGGTCCATACGGTGGGCCTGCCGCTCCAGGAGGCATGATG ATGGCACCGTTTGAGCTCCCACTTCATGCTGGAATTTTGCCACGCCTTGTAATCACAATAGTGGGGGAGCCTGTTCCTGGTGGAGACAG GTTCCAAGTTGACTTCATCAAAGGTTCAGATGTCGTCTTTCACTTCAATCCTCGATTTCCGGAGCAAACAATTGTCAGAAACTCCAACATAGGTGGATGTTGGGGGCCAGAGGAGCGGGAAGGAGGCTTCCCATTTGTTCAGGGACAGCGTTTTGAG CTGAAGATCCTTGTGGAGGAGGACTCGTTTAAAGTGGCGGTGGACGGCACCCACCTGCTGGAGTACGAGCACCGAGTCGGCGGGCTGGAGGAAGTGACCCTGCTGCGAGTGACGGGAGACGTCGTCCTGCACAGTGCTGCCCCGAGCATGATCTGA
- the LOC120549584 gene encoding calcium-binding protein P-like isoform X2 — protein sequence MADFSLSDALGDDTPSNAKKIGNTNPSAPACNPPPPANPGWPSSAPGAPTQPSAPGEYGGSSGPGAPGQFPFPSGPGAPGQYPGPPSAPGGFPPGPGIPGQYPPAPGAPGQFPSSPGAPGQYPGQYPGQFPGQYPGQFPGQYPPEGAPGQLPGGPVSYPTGPFPSGPGAPPGPYPNVPYPGSQPGGGNGMYGPGGPGGFPPPAGPGSYPAFPAGGFPPIPTGSWGPPAGGGFPPAPGSFGPGPGSMGPYGGPAAPGGMMPRYNPPYN from the exons atgGCAGATTTCTCG CTGTCAGATGCCTTAGGAGACGACACCCCAAGCAATGCAAAGAAAATAGGGAACACTAACCCGTCTGCCCCTGCCTGTAACCCTCCACCTCCGGCAAACCCAGGATGGCCAAGTTCAGCCCCAGGAGCTCCCACCCAGCCCTCCGCTCCTGGTGAATATGGTGGATCATCTGGCCCTGGGGCGCCTGGGCAGTTCCCATTTCCATCTGGTCCTGGAGCACCAGGGCAGTACCCAGGACCTCCTTCAGCACCTGGTGGGTTCCCCCCTGGTCCTGGGATACCTGGACAGTACCCACCTGCACCAGGAGCTCCAGGGCAGTTCCCATCCAGCCCTGGAGCCCCTGGGCAGTACCCTGGGCAGTATCCTGGGCAGTTCCCTGGGCAGTATCCTGGGCAGTTCCCTGGGCAGTATCCACCTGAAGGAGCTCCAGGACAGCTACCTGGAGGCCCGGTTTCTTACCCAACTGGACCATTTCCTTCTGGCCCTGGAGCTCCCCCTGGGCCTTATCCAAACGTGCCTTACCCAGGCAGTCAGCCAGGAGGAGGCAATGGGATGTATGGACCAGGTGGTCCAGGTGGATTCCCCCCTCCAGCTGGCCCTGGCTCTTACCCTGCATTCCCTGCTGGAGGCTTTCCCCCAATACCCACTGGGTCATGGGGACCACCTGCAGGCGGAGGCTTCCCTCCTGCCCCTGGCTCCTTCGGTCCTGGCCCTGGGTCTATGGGTCCATACGGTGGGCCTGCCGCTCCAGGAGGCATGATG CCCAGATATAATCCACCATATAATTGA
- the gmfb gene encoding glia maturation factor beta: MSESLVVCDVDEDLVKKLRQFRFRKETNNAAIVMKIDKEKQLVILEEEHEDISPDDLKDELPERQPRFIVYSYKYEHDDGRVSYPLCFIFSSPVGCRPEQQMMYAGSKNKLVQTVELSKVFEIRNTEDLTEEWLREKLGFFG; encoded by the exons ATG AGTGAATCACTGGTGGTGTGCGATGTGGATGAAGATCTGGTTAAAAAGCTGAGGCAGttccgtttcaggaaggagacCAATAATGCGGCCATCGTTA TGAAGATTGATAAAGAAAAGCAGCTGGTGATTCTTGAGGAGGAACATGAG gatatTTCTCCTGATGATCTCAAGGATGAACTGCCTGAGCGACAGCCAAG ATTTATCGTCTACAGTTATAAATACGAACATGACGATGGACGGGTTTCCTATCCTCTCTGCTTCATCTTCTCCAGCCCAGTGG GTTGCAGACCAGAGCAGCAGATGATGTACGCaggaagcaaaaacaaactggtgCAAACTGTTGAACTGTCTAAG GTGTTTGAGATCAGAAACACAGAGGACCTAACGGAGGAATGGCTTAGAGAGAAACTTGGGTTCTTCGGTTAA